From Staphylococcus delphini, one genomic window encodes:
- the opp4A gene encoding oligopeptide ABC transporter substrate-binding protein has translation MNKTWRYALILVLVVTLVLSACGKNNSQTSSNDHSKTEKSNAKGGTLNVALPEAADGSFQSIFSSSKIDSDVIAYFNDDLTETDEHLNMKPKILSWEKSKDDDLTYTFKVKKGIKWQDGNPFTINDWIFTLETIADPDYDGPRYSGAEVIKGAEEKHKGQAKTISGLKKIDDYTAKLTFKAHKANNLLKLWTSSVISEKIFKDIPIKDMAKSDAVRKHPIGIGPFIVKNIVDGESVELVKNKDYWQGEPNIDKVNIRVVEQTALAQALEKGDIDLAEVTGPIAKEIKDRKAENVKVLEAPSTSYAIIGFVLNDYDRKAEKIGAPRPKYQDKRLRQAMAYAINRKEWNDAFFYGYAKPLIGLIPSEHWSGAKKGEVKEYEYNVEKAKKLLDEAGYKDKDGDGFREDPNGKPFVIKLNHYSGSNPTFEPRTAALKGYWEKVGLKTKVEMEEFGKYNKDLENGSKDMEVYFRSWQQGSDPDPSDLYKSTALWNESRYNNPKADKLLDEAIDSKIVGDDNDKRRKKYIEWQKIMAEDLPVIPLTELIETTAVSNRLKNFEVSLKGYNPIYQWSVEDKK, from the coding sequence ATGAATAAGACTTGGCGTTACGCGTTGATATTAGTGTTAGTTGTCACTCTTGTTTTATCAGCATGTGGAAAAAATAACTCGCAAACTTCGAGCAATGATCATAGCAAAACTGAAAAAAGTAATGCGAAAGGAGGAACTTTAAATGTAGCGCTTCCAGAAGCAGCAGATGGTAGTTTCCAAAGCATATTTTCAAGTTCGAAAATCGATTCTGATGTTATAGCTTATTTTAATGATGACCTTACAGAGACAGATGAGCATCTGAATATGAAACCGAAAATTTTATCATGGGAAAAAAGTAAAGATGATGATTTAACCTATACATTTAAAGTGAAAAAAGGTATCAAATGGCAAGATGGTAATCCATTCACTATTAATGACTGGATTTTCACTTTAGAAACAATTGCAGATCCAGACTATGATGGGCCACGTTATAGTGGTGCTGAAGTGATTAAAGGTGCAGAAGAAAAGCATAAAGGACAAGCGAAAACAATTAGCGGTCTTAAAAAGATTGATGATTATACTGCGAAATTGACGTTTAAAGCACATAAAGCGAACAACTTGCTTAAATTATGGACGTCATCAGTTATTAGTGAAAAAATCTTTAAAGATATTCCGATTAAAGATATGGCGAAGTCTGACGCTGTTCGTAAACATCCAATCGGTATCGGACCATTCATCGTGAAAAATATTGTCGATGGCGAATCTGTAGAACTTGTAAAAAATAAAGACTACTGGCAAGGTGAACCGAACATTGACAAGGTGAACATACGTGTCGTTGAACAAACAGCCTTAGCACAAGCGCTTGAAAAAGGCGATATCGATTTGGCAGAAGTGACTGGCCCTATCGCTAAAGAAATAAAAGATCGTAAAGCAGAAAATGTGAAGGTGTTAGAAGCACCGTCTACTTCTTACGCGATTATCGGCTTTGTATTAAATGATTATGATAGAAAAGCTGAAAAAATCGGTGCTCCACGTCCTAAATATCAAGATAAGCGTTTACGTCAAGCGATGGCTTATGCGATTAACCGTAAAGAATGGAATGACGCTTTCTTCTATGGTTATGCGAAGCCACTCATTGGTCTTATTCCATCTGAGCATTGGAGCGGTGCGAAAAAAGGTGAAGTAAAAGAATACGAATATAACGTAGAGAAAGCGAAAAAATTATTAGACGAAGCGGGTTATAAAGATAAAGATGGTGATGGCTTCCGTGAAGATCCGAATGGTAAACCTTTCGTAATCAAGTTAAATCACTATTCAGGCTCTAACCCGACGTTTGAGCCACGGACAGCAGCACTCAAAGGCTACTGGGAAAAAGTCGGCCTTAAAACAAAAGTTGAAATGGAAGAGTTCGGTAAATACAATAAGGACTTAGAAAATGGCTCAAAAGATATGGAAGTGTATTTCCGAAGTTGGCAACAAGGTTCTGATCCTGATCCATCAGATTTATACAAATCGACAGCACTATGGAATGAATCACGCTACAATAACCCGAAAGCTGACAAACTGTTAGATGAAGCAATCGACAGTAAAATCGTTGGTGATGATAATGATAAACGTCGTAAAAAATATATTGAATGGCAAAAAATTATGGCTGAAGATCTTCCAGTTATTCCTCTTACGGAATTAATAGAAACAACAGCGGTGAGCAATAGACTGAAAAACTTTGAAGTTTCATTAAAAGGTTATAACCCAATCTATCAATGGTCAGTTGAAGATAAAAAATAA
- a CDS encoding ABC transporter ATP-binding protein, whose protein sequence is MNKNNVLEINHLTTTFDIEGQDYAAISNINLTVKQGEVMGIVGESGSGKSVLSLSVLKLLPEKIANIASGEIIYQGQRIDDYGREQMNQIRGKEIAMIFQEPMTSLNPVFTIGNQLREMLMLHLKLSKTEAKEKAISLLKQVGIPRAEKVVDEYPHQLSGGMRQRVMIAMAISCSPQLLIADEPTTALDVTVQAQILDLLKRIQEETAMSVIFISHDLGVISEICDRVAVMYAGEIVETANVTSIFNQPKHPYTQLLLKAIPRLDVKQDKLETIQGSVPSIDAFPKVGCRFANRCPHAMTVCTLKDTELQNIDAHHQVKCHLYTQDEALKEANIS, encoded by the coding sequence ATGAACAAGAATAACGTATTAGAAATCAACCATTTAACGACTACTTTTGATATTGAAGGGCAAGATTACGCTGCCATTTCGAATATTAATTTAACCGTTAAACAAGGTGAAGTGATGGGGATTGTAGGTGAATCTGGATCAGGTAAGTCTGTGCTCAGTCTATCAGTATTAAAGCTCTTACCGGAAAAAATCGCCAACATCGCGTCTGGAGAGATTATTTATCAAGGACAACGGATTGACGACTATGGCAGAGAACAAATGAATCAAATACGGGGCAAAGAGATTGCGATGATTTTTCAAGAGCCGATGACTTCTCTAAATCCAGTATTTACGATCGGTAATCAATTAAGGGAAATGTTAATGCTACATTTAAAATTGTCGAAAACGGAAGCAAAAGAAAAAGCGATTTCATTGTTGAAGCAAGTAGGGATTCCACGGGCTGAAAAAGTTGTGGATGAATATCCCCATCAATTATCGGGTGGGATGCGTCAACGTGTCATGATTGCGATGGCGATTTCATGTTCACCGCAATTGCTTATTGCAGATGAGCCGACGACTGCCCTGGATGTGACGGTACAAGCTCAAATTCTCGATTTATTGAAACGAATTCAAGAAGAGACGGCCATGAGCGTCATCTTTATTTCACATGATTTAGGCGTTATTTCTGAAATTTGTGATCGTGTCGCTGTCATGTATGCAGGTGAAATCGTTGAAACAGCTAACGTGACGTCGATTTTTAATCAACCGAAGCATCCGTACACACAATTATTGTTAAAAGCGATTCCTAGACTGGATGTTAAACAGGATAAACTAGAGACGATTCAAGGGTCGGTACCGAGTATAGATGCGTTTCCGAAAGTAGGATGTCGTTTTGCGAACCGGTGTCCGCATGCGATGACAGTTTGTACATTAAAAGATACTGAACTTCAAAATATTGACGCTCATCATCAAGTGAAATGTCATCTCTATACGCAAGATGAGGCATTGAAGGAGGCGAATATCTCATGA
- a CDS encoding ABC transporter ATP-binding protein, producing the protein MTESYVLEVKNLKQYYPIKAGVFQRKVGEVKAVDDISFKIKKGQTVGLVGESGCGKSSAGRTILCLQKATAGEIVFCGQDLTKLKGKALREARKGFQMVFQDPYASLNPMQMIGDIVGEPIRNYYNKKQKEIEDEVKDLLKRVGLNERDYYKYAHEFSGGQRQRVGIARALALKPKLIIADEPVSALDVSVQSQVLNIMDELQEEMGLSYLFIAHDLSVVKHVSDYICVMYLGHILEQGPADAIYENPQHPYTQSLISAIPDINPSQRKKRILLEGDLPSPSNPPVGCPFHTRCPVAEARCAQQKPQAIEVGKEHYASCLLLEEGEVKL; encoded by the coding sequence ATGACAGAATCCTATGTTTTAGAAGTGAAAAATTTAAAACAGTATTATCCGATTAAGGCAGGGGTCTTCCAAAGGAAAGTAGGCGAAGTGAAAGCAGTGGATGATATTTCGTTCAAGATTAAAAAGGGTCAGACGGTTGGCCTTGTAGGGGAATCAGGTTGTGGGAAGTCTTCAGCCGGGCGTACTATTTTATGTCTACAAAAAGCGACAGCGGGCGAAATTGTATTTTGTGGGCAAGATTTGACGAAATTAAAAGGCAAGGCGTTACGTGAGGCGCGTAAAGGTTTTCAAATGGTATTTCAAGATCCATATGCGTCATTGAACCCAATGCAAATGATTGGAGACATTGTGGGAGAGCCGATTCGTAATTATTACAATAAAAAACAAAAAGAGATTGAAGATGAAGTGAAAGATTTGTTGAAACGTGTCGGTTTGAATGAACGAGATTACTACAAATATGCACACGAATTTTCAGGCGGGCAACGTCAACGTGTCGGGATTGCGCGTGCATTAGCATTAAAGCCGAAATTGATTATCGCGGATGAACCGGTGAGTGCGCTCGATGTCTCGGTACAATCTCAGGTGTTGAACATTATGGATGAATTACAAGAAGAAATGGGGTTGAGTTATTTATTTATTGCCCATGACTTAAGTGTGGTAAAACATGTGAGTGACTATATTTGCGTGATGTATTTAGGGCATATTTTAGAACAAGGACCAGCTGATGCAATTTACGAGAATCCGCAACATCCGTATACACAATCACTTATTTCAGCGATTCCGGATATTAATCCATCACAGCGTAAGAAGCGCATTTTATTAGAAGGAGATTTACCATCACCAAGCAACCCACCAGTGGGGTGTCCATTTCATACGCGTTGTCCGGTAGCTGAGGCGCGATGTGCACAACAAAAACCACAAGCAATCGAGGTCGGCAAAGAACATTATGCGTCATGCTTATTACTTGAAGAGGGAGAGGTGAAACTATGA
- the opp4B gene encoding oligopeptide ABC transporter permease, producing MISLIIRRLLLMIPMLLLMSVVIFTIAKLQPGDAFTGNMDPKLGAKYYEEQREKLGLNDPIPMQYMKWGNRVLHGELGDSIRYKRPVMDLIKERMPNTVLLGTVSLIITYLLAFPLGILAGRKPYSLYDYSIQLLNYLMLAIPSFVAGVFAIYVFAFQIGIFPFSGSVEIGLEPGSFEYYVSKLYHVILPGTVLGLLSTAGYIQFLRNDIIENARRDYIRTARAKGLSESKIYNKHILRNSIIPIVTFFGADVLSVFGGAVITESIFSFPGIGKLLIESITGKDYPLMMALLLFFSFLGLLANLISDITYSIVDPRIKSN from the coding sequence ATGATCAGCTTAATCATTCGTCGTTTATTACTCATGATACCGATGTTGTTGTTGATGTCTGTTGTCATTTTTACCATTGCGAAATTGCAACCTGGAGACGCATTCACAGGTAATATGGATCCAAAACTTGGGGCAAAATATTATGAAGAGCAACGTGAAAAACTAGGCTTAAATGATCCGATCCCAATGCAATATATGAAATGGGGCAATCGCGTGCTTCACGGTGAGTTGGGTGATTCGATTCGCTACAAACGACCGGTGATGGATTTAATTAAAGAACGTATGCCGAACACAGTTTTGTTAGGGACAGTCAGCTTGATCATTACGTATTTACTTGCTTTTCCACTCGGTATTCTTGCTGGTAGAAAGCCGTATAGTCTCTATGATTATAGTATTCAATTGCTCAATTATTTAATGCTCGCCATTCCATCGTTTGTTGCAGGGGTTTTTGCAATCTATGTGTTTGCGTTTCAAATTGGGATTTTTCCATTTTCAGGTTCCGTTGAAATCGGTCTCGAACCCGGATCTTTCGAATATTATGTCAGCAAGTTGTATCACGTCATATTACCTGGGACTGTACTTGGATTACTGTCAACAGCCGGCTATATTCAATTTTTACGTAACGATATTATCGAAAATGCCCGTAGAGACTATATTCGTACAGCACGAGCAAAGGGGTTATCTGAGTCTAAAATCTATAACAAACATATTTTACGAAACTCAATTATTCCTATCGTGACATTTTTCGGCGCAGATGTATTATCAGTATTCGGAGGTGCAGTCATTACAGAAAGTATTTTTTCATTCCCTGGTATCGGTAAATTACTCATTGAATCTATCACAGGTAAAGATTATCCATTAATGATGGCACTTCTGTTATTCTTTTCATTCTTAGGATTACTCGCCAATCTCATTTCGGACATTACGTACAGTATTGTTGACCCAAGAATTAAGAGTAACTAG
- the opp4C gene encoding oligopeptide ABC transporter permease, translated as MEKTQFRKSKSPLQIARQKFLKNKSAMAATLILGVIVIISFLAPFIAPHDPNVQNLVLIKGDMSPEHWLGTDSGGRDIFSRLLYAGRVSLSFGLFTSIGLMVIGIIIGMISGYYGGIVDTILMRFTEFVMLFPFIPFAVVLNATFSHDIESKYGSAIVLGTVLVLLSWVGIARVVRGKVMQEKENEYFLAAQSIGTPVYKILLKHLLPNILSVIIVQATLVFAVQIVAEAGLSFLGFGISKEVPTWGNMLTDSQEGDVLRGKPWIWMPPAAIITVTILCINFIGEGLKDALNPKSKR; from the coding sequence ATGGAAAAAACACAATTTAGAAAAAGTAAGTCACCGTTACAAATTGCACGTCAAAAATTTTTGAAAAACAAGTCCGCTATGGCTGCGACACTGATACTCGGCGTCATTGTGATCATTTCATTTTTGGCACCATTCATTGCGCCTCACGATCCAAACGTTCAAAATTTAGTGTTGATTAAAGGTGATATGTCTCCTGAACATTGGCTTGGCACAGATTCAGGCGGACGTGATATTTTCAGTCGACTATTATATGCGGGGCGTGTGTCTCTGTCATTTGGATTATTTACATCGATTGGATTAATGGTCATCGGTATCATTATCGGCATGATTTCGGGCTACTACGGTGGCATAGTTGATACGATATTGATGCGTTTTACAGAATTTGTGATGTTATTCCCATTTATCCCATTTGCGGTCGTATTAAATGCAACGTTCAGTCACGATATTGAAAGTAAATACGGTTCTGCGATTGTACTAGGAACGGTGCTCGTCTTGTTATCATGGGTGGGTATCGCGCGTGTCGTCCGTGGTAAAGTAATGCAAGAGAAAGAAAATGAATACTTTTTAGCCGCACAATCAATTGGGACACCAGTATACAAAATTTTATTGAAGCATTTATTACCCAATATTTTAAGTGTCATTATCGTTCAAGCGACACTCGTCTTTGCCGTACAAATTGTCGCAGAAGCGGGTCTCAGTTTCCTTGGCTTTGGGATTAGTAAAGAAGTACCTACATGGGGAAACATGTTGACAGACTCACAAGAAGGTGATGTATTAAGAGGCAAGCCTTGGATTTGGATGCCACCTGCCGCAATTATTACAGTAACCATTCTATGTATTAACTTTATTGGTGAAGGATTGAAAGACGCACTCAATCCAAAATCGAAGCGTTAA
- the opp4A gene encoding oligopeptide ABC transporter substrate-binding protein: MKKAYRYLWFLSLIVVVVLSACGKGGNEPSNTSNKTGKSDTKGGTLTVGIAEPPEGNFQSIFAGSIGDSNVIDFFNDSLIDVGDDLKIKPKILSWEKDKNDDLKYTFKVKKGIKWQDGNPFTMNDWIFTLETLADPDYDGPRYSGVAVIQGAEEKRNGEADSISGIKKIDDYTAEITFKEHKANNLLELWTSAPISEKVFKDIPVKDMAKSDAVRKNPIGIGPYKVKRIVDGESVELVKNKDYWRGEPNINNINLRVVEQTSMTQALENGDIDMATITAPIAKEIKDSGSENLQLLQAPSTSYAIVGFVLNDYDKKAQKIGKERPKYQDKKLRQAMAYAINRKEWIDAFYYGYGKPLNGLIPSAHWSGAKEGDVKEYKYDVDKAKQLLDEAGYKDKDGDGFREDPQGKPFVVNLKHYAGSNPTFEPRSAALKGYWEKVGLKTKVEMEEFGKYSSDLENASKDMEVYFRTWVQGADPDPSELYRSTALWNESRYDNPKADKILDEAVDTKVVGDDNDKRKAKYLEWQKIMAEDVPVIPIVELEDVTAVNSRVKNFEVSLKGSNPIYEWSVEDKK; encoded by the coding sequence ATGAAAAAAGCTTATCGATATTTATGGTTTTTATCATTAATTGTTGTCGTTGTACTTTCAGCATGTGGAAAAGGTGGAAATGAGCCATCGAATACGTCGAATAAAACCGGCAAAAGCGATACGAAAGGCGGGACATTGACAGTAGGGATAGCGGAACCGCCTGAGGGGAACTTCCAATCTATTTTTGCAGGGAGTATAGGTGACTCTAATGTGATTGATTTCTTTAATGATTCACTGATTGATGTCGGTGATGATTTAAAGATTAAACCCAAAATTTTGTCATGGGAAAAAGACAAAAATGATGACTTGAAATATACATTCAAAGTTAAAAAAGGGATTAAGTGGCAAGACGGTAACCCATTTACAATGAATGACTGGATTTTTACTTTAGAGACACTAGCAGATCCTGACTACGATGGCCCGCGTTATAGTGGTGTCGCGGTCATTCAAGGTGCGGAAGAAAAACGTAATGGTGAAGCGGACAGCATTAGTGGTATCAAAAAAATTGATGATTACACAGCAGAAATCACATTTAAAGAACATAAAGCGAATAATTTATTAGAATTGTGGACATCTGCACCTATCAGCGAAAAAGTATTTAAAGATATTCCAGTTAAAGATATGGCGAAATCAGACGCCGTACGTAAAAATCCAATCGGCATCGGACCTTATAAAGTGAAGCGTATTGTCGATGGTGAATCAGTGGAACTTGTTAAAAATAAAGATTACTGGCGCGGGGAACCAAATATTAACAATATCAACTTACGTGTCGTAGAACAAACATCGATGACACAAGCGCTTGAAAATGGCGATATTGATATGGCAACAATTACAGCACCAATCGCGAAAGAAATTAAAGATAGTGGTAGCGAAAACTTACAATTGCTACAAGCACCGTCAACATCTTATGCGATCGTCGGTTTCGTGTTAAATGATTATGATAAAAAAGCACAAAAAATCGGTAAAGAAAGACCGAAATATCAAGATAAAAAGTTACGTCAAGCAATGGCTTACGCGATTAATCGAAAAGAGTGGATTGACGCATTTTACTATGGCTACGGCAAACCACTTAACGGTTTAATCCCTTCCGCACATTGGAGTGGTGCGAAAGAAGGCGATGTTAAAGAATATAAATATGACGTAGATAAAGCGAAACAATTATTAGACGAAGCGGGTTATAAAGATAAAGATGGTGACGGTTTCCGTGAAGACCCTCAAGGCAAGCCATTCGTCGTGAATCTGAAGCACTATGCTGGTTCTAACCCAACCTTCGAACCACGTTCAGCAGCACTTAAAGGTTATTGGGAAAAGGTCGGACTCAAAACAAAAGTTGAAATGGAAGAATTCGGTAAGTACAGCAGTGACTTAGAAAATGCTTCTAAAGATATGGAAGTGTATTTTAGAACATGGGTACAAGGGGCAGACCCTGATCCATCTGAGTTATACAGATCGACAGCACTTTGGAATGAATCACGTTACGACAATCCGAAAGCAGACAAAATTTTAGATGAAGCCGTCGATACAAAAGTAGTGGGCGACGACAATGATAAACGTAAAGCAAAATATTTAGAATGGCAAAAAATCATGGCTGAAGATGTACCTGTCATTCCGATTGTAGAGTTAGAAGACGTCACTGCAGTGAACAGTAGAGTGAAAAACTTTGAAGTGTCACTGAAAGGTTCTAACCCGATTTATGAATGGTCAGTTGAAGACAAGAAATAA